In Deinococcus reticulitermitis, a single window of DNA contains:
- a CDS encoding vWA domain-containing protein codes for MTSPLPVTPEFQRLVSGSRLRLRGKSAFFATLLLYAEIVPSREVMAAGTDGERVFLNPEVAASLAPEVLDGLLLHEVLHAALSHVGRRGPREKGRWNKAADLIVNGMVDAAGLPTPPQSRRDDHLEKLSVEEVYTALEAEGGDDGEGGEGDDDLLDAPPSDAPPRSGKPGRQVAREWQQALAQARSMEAMSGAHGHDPLGRHRELQRLAPARLDWRAQLWRFLARTPVDFGGFDRRFVGRGLYLEALDDEALTALVAVDTSGSVNDDAVRALVGEVQGVLGAYPHVKATLYYADTEAYGPWDLRHGDEIPPPQGGGGTDFRPIFALAEAHEPDVLIYLTDGYGDFPQEPPRVPTLWVVPPGGLEDEGFPFGDVLRLEE; via the coding sequence TGCGCCTGCGCGGCAAGTCGGCGTTCTTTGCCACGCTGCTGCTCTATGCCGAGATCGTGCCGTCGCGCGAGGTGATGGCCGCCGGCACCGACGGCGAGCGTGTCTTCCTCAACCCCGAGGTGGCCGCCAGCCTCGCGCCGGAGGTCCTCGACGGCCTGCTGCTCCATGAGGTGCTGCACGCCGCGCTCTCGCACGTGGGGCGCCGGGGACCGCGTGAGAAGGGGCGCTGGAACAAGGCCGCCGACCTGATTGTCAACGGCATGGTGGACGCCGCCGGGCTGCCCACGCCCCCGCAGTCGCGCCGCGACGATCACCTTGAAAAACTCAGCGTGGAGGAGGTCTACACGGCGCTGGAGGCGGAGGGCGGCGACGACGGCGAGGGTGGGGAAGGTGACGACGACCTGCTCGACGCGCCCCCGAGCGACGCGCCGCCCCGGTCTGGCAAACCGGGCCGGCAGGTGGCGCGCGAGTGGCAGCAAGCCCTCGCGCAGGCCCGCAGCATGGAGGCGATGAGCGGCGCGCACGGGCACGACCCGCTCGGCAGGCACCGCGAACTCCAGCGTCTCGCCCCGGCGCGGCTCGACTGGCGCGCGCAATTGTGGCGTTTTCTGGCGCGCACGCCGGTGGATTTCGGAGGCTTCGACCGCCGTTTCGTCGGGCGCGGCCTCTATCTCGAAGCGCTCGACGACGAGGCCCTAACGGCGCTGGTGGCGGTGGACACCTCGGGCAGCGTGAACGACGACGCGGTGCGCGCGCTCGTGGGCGAGGTGCAGGGGGTGCTCGGGGCCTACCCGCACGTCAAGGCGACACTCTACTACGCCGACACCGAGGCCTACGGCCCCTGGGACCTGCGCCACGGCGACGAGATTCCTCCGCCCCAGGGCGGCGGCGGCACCGATTTCCGTCCCATCTTCGCACTCGCGGAGGCGCACGAGCCTGACGTGCTGATCTATCTCACCGACGGGTACGGCGACTTTCCGCAGGAGCCGCCCCGGGTGCCGACCCTCTGGGTGGTGCCGCCGGGCGGTCTGGAGGATGAGGGCTTTCCGTTCGGGGACGTCCTACGGCTCGAGGAGTGA